The Henckelia pumila isolate YLH828 chromosome 2, ASM3356847v2, whole genome shotgun sequence genome includes a window with the following:
- the LOC140881756 gene encoding protein CHAPERONE-LIKE PROTEIN OF POR1, chloroplastic isoform X2, producing the protein MASSGFTYSPLRYSLYGPKSGSGQHNKKVASLPNIGRFKDPLCMQRNVLAGSTWRYKQRHTLVKCAMDASFGDLTNDSNAIFPRINVKDPYKRLGISKEASEEEIQAARNFLIQTYGGDKNSVDAIESAHDKIIMQKFYERKNPKINIKKKAREVTQSRYVQAVTSRFRTPATSFIIKTSVAFIVLGVLTLLFPTEEGPTLQVAISLIVTTYFIFDRLKSKLWALLYGVGTFALSWLIGTFLMVSVMPPILKGPRSLEVTTSLSSLE; encoded by the exons ATGGCATCATCTGGTTTTACTTATAGCCCCTTAAGATATAGTCTTTATGGACCTAAAAGTGGTTCAGGACAGCATAATAAGAAAGTTGCCTCTCTTCCTAATATTGGGAGATTCAAGGACCCACTCTGTATGCAGAG AAATGTTTTGGCCGGTTCAACTTGGAGATATAAACAACGCCATACTTTAGTGAAGTGTGCAATGGATGCTTCCTTTGGTGATCTTACTAATGACTCTAATG CTATATTTCCCAGAATTAATGTGAAGGACCCCTACAAGCGATTGGGAATTAGTAAGGAAGCTTCCGAAGAAGAAATTCAAGCTGCTAGGAATTTTCTAATACAAACATATGGAGGAGACAAAAATAGTGTGGATGCGATAGAATCAGCACATGATAAAATTATTATGCAAAAGTTCTATGAGAGGAAGAACCCTAAGATCAACATCAAGAAAAAGGCAAGAGAAGTAACACAGTCTCGATATGTTCAGGCTGTCACTTCCCGGTTTAGAACTCCAGCCACAAGCTTCATAATCAAAACTTCTGTTGCATTTATAGTGCTTGGTGTGCTCACATTACTCTTTCCTACGGAGGAAGGTCCGACCCTTCAGGTTGCGATTTCTCTGATAGTCACAACATATTTCATTTTTGATCGGCTGAAGAGCAAATTGTGGGCTCTTCTGTATGG GGTCGGAACTTTCGCTCTTTCATGGCTTATTGGAACGTTTTTGATGGTTTCTGTGATGCCACCAATACTCAAAGGGCCCAGAAGTCTGGAAGTCACGACTTCATTG TCGAGTTTGGAGTAA
- the LOC140881756 gene encoding protein CHAPERONE-LIKE PROTEIN OF POR1, chloroplastic isoform X1, whose amino-acid sequence MASSGFTYSPLRYSLYGPKSGSGQHNKKVASLPNIGRFKDPLCMQRNVLAGSTWRYKQRHTLVKCAMDASFGDLTNDSNAIFPRINVKDPYKRLGISKEASEEEIQAARNFLIQTYGGDKNSVDAIESAHDKIIMQKFYERKNPKINIKKKAREVTQSRYVQAVTSRFRTPATSFIIKTSVAFIVLGVLTLLFPTEEGPTLQVAISLIVTTYFIFDRLKSKLWALLYGVGTFALSWLIGTFLMVSVMPPILKGPRSLEVTTSLVSYIFLWVSSTYLR is encoded by the exons ATGGCATCATCTGGTTTTACTTATAGCCCCTTAAGATATAGTCTTTATGGACCTAAAAGTGGTTCAGGACAGCATAATAAGAAAGTTGCCTCTCTTCCTAATATTGGGAGATTCAAGGACCCACTCTGTATGCAGAG AAATGTTTTGGCCGGTTCAACTTGGAGATATAAACAACGCCATACTTTAGTGAAGTGTGCAATGGATGCTTCCTTTGGTGATCTTACTAATGACTCTAATG CTATATTTCCCAGAATTAATGTGAAGGACCCCTACAAGCGATTGGGAATTAGTAAGGAAGCTTCCGAAGAAGAAATTCAAGCTGCTAGGAATTTTCTAATACAAACATATGGAGGAGACAAAAATAGTGTGGATGCGATAGAATCAGCACATGATAAAATTATTATGCAAAAGTTCTATGAGAGGAAGAACCCTAAGATCAACATCAAGAAAAAGGCAAGAGAAGTAACACAGTCTCGATATGTTCAGGCTGTCACTTCCCGGTTTAGAACTCCAGCCACAAGCTTCATAATCAAAACTTCTGTTGCATTTATAGTGCTTGGTGTGCTCACATTACTCTTTCCTACGGAGGAAGGTCCGACCCTTCAGGTTGCGATTTCTCTGATAGTCACAACATATTTCATTTTTGATCGGCTGAAGAGCAAATTGTGGGCTCTTCTGTATGG GGTCGGAACTTTCGCTCTTTCATGGCTTATTGGAACGTTTTTGATGGTTTCTGTGATGCCACCAATACTCAAAGGGCCCAGAAGTCTGGAAGTCACGACTTCATTGGTAAGCTACATTTTCCTATGGGTTTCTTCAACTTACCTTAGATGA
- the LOC140881754 gene encoding kinesin-like protein KIN-7E encodes MGTMESGDEGIQGNEERIYVSVRLRPLNDKEILRNDVSDWECINDNTIVYKNANLSASERLMYPSVYVFDRVFRTDSATRDVYDQGARDAALSVLSGMNSSVFAYGQTSSGKTFTMSGITEYAIEDVYEYIQKHPEREFVLKFSAMEIYNESVRDLLSFDSTPLRLLDDPERGTIVEKLTEEILRDWNHVIQLLSVCEAQRRIGETSLNETSSRSHQIIRLTVDSIYREFLGRDNPSTLTATVNFVDLAGSERASQSLSAGARLKEGCHINRSLLTLGTVIRKLSKGRNGHIPYRDSKLTRILQMSLGGNARTAIICTMSPARSHVEQSRNTLLFASCAKEVRTNAQVNVVMSDKALVKHLQSELARLESQLRSPQSTSPSNYSALLTEKDFQIEKLEKEIKELILQRDIAQSQVRDLLQMLGDDERSVIRVGLGNYPHLRVKKSPEGEIQEQESSILADPHSLDVDNRTFSDGLSRTSSEDHFAKIPYFNENFENNNAAPRILISSSNFSEGDSCHGWEDIEKRSNWASEDLCREVRCIETEKSSGVGSVKSSNLHSEENNGFPEVILSVTGDRDESKSPSPHLARDQEIMSPPLKGDNDLKADEGFRSIPMKRKQEKISASLNDIRDSIPPMFKKGSEVGSIHFLDMASLEKLSLTRELATDSSVSRTMKLVRSRSCTASMVTTDSNSPWFKIVDYNGNTPSMGSEREKESFEMKMSPMNFNSNMEMLSTKDSHCSPENTFDIEIDAPYMEFSTAEDVICCSADTSEKTELPTVKESVADPADSETEPKVNQSSKKDVKDVGLDPMEEEFKGLSSWPTEFKRLQREIIELWRDCNVSLVHRTYFFLLFQGDPLDAIYMEVEMRRMKFLKEKFSRGEKTIVNGRCLTLASSSKDLSQERRKLSKQMEKKLSEQEREMLFLKWGIGINTKLRKLQLAHRLWWSTDINHIYDSALLVARLVGLIESGHAPKEMFGLNFTPRRTERTYTFKRSLISLF; translated from the exons ATGGGAACAATGGAGAGTGGAGACGAGGGAATACAAGGCAACGAGGAGAGAATTTACGTGTCTGTGCGGTTAAGGCCTCTGAATGATAAAGAAATTCTGAGGAATGATGTTTCAGATTGGGAATGCATCAATGATAATACAATTGTTTACAAGAATGCCAATCTTTCTGCGTCGGAGAGGTTAATGTATCCTTCTGTATATGTATTTG ACAGAGTATTTAGGACTGATTCTGCCACCAGAGATGTATATGACCAAGGAGCCAGGGATGCTGCTTTATCAGTTCTCAGTGGAATGAACT CAAGTGTTTTTGCTTATGGACAAACAAGCAGCGGAAAGACTTTCACTATGAGTGGAATTACGGAGTATGCGATAGAAGATGTATACGAGTATATACAAAAG CATCCCGAGCGAGAATTTGTTTTGAAGTTCTCTGCAATGGAGATCTATAATGAATCTGTTAGAGACCTCCTTAGTTTTGACAGCACTCCACTTCGACTTCTGGATGATCCAGAG AGGGGAACCATAGTGGAGAAACTCACTGAAGAAATTTTGAGGGACTGGAATCATGTGATTCAGCTCCTTTCGGTGTGTGAAG CTCAAAGACGGATTGGAGAGACGTCCCTTAACGAAACGAGCTCCAGATCTCACCAGATTATTAGACTG ACAGTTGATAGCATCTATCGGGAGTTTTTAGGCAGGGACAATCCGAGCACTCTTACAGCCACTGTG AATTTTGTTGATCTGGCTGGGAGCGAGCGTGCGTCCCAATCGTTATCGGCTGGCGCTAGGTTAAAAGAAGGCTGCCACATAAATCGCAGCTTACTGACATTGGGAACTGTAATTCGGAAGCTGAG CAAAGGCCGAAATGGGCATATTCCTTATCGAGATTCAAAGTTAACTCGAATACTTCAAATGTCTCTGGGAGGAAATGCTAGAACAGCCATCATCTGTACGATGAGCCCAGCACGAAGTCATGTTGAGCAATCAAGAAACACTCTTCTCTTTGCAAGCTGCGCAAAGGAAGTGAGAACCAATGCCCAAGTTAATGTGGTCATGTCGGACAAAGCATTAGTAAAGCATTTGCAGAGTGAACTAGCAAGATTGGAGAGTCAACTCAGAAGTCCCCAATCTACGTCCCCATCAAATTATTCAGCATTGCTCACTGAGAAAGATTTTCAAATCGAAAAG CTTGAGAAGGAGATTAAAGAACTTATTCTGCAAAGAGATATAGCTCAATCTCAAGTGAGAGATTTGTTACAAATGCTGGGAGATGATGAACGATCAGTGATACGG GTAGGATTGGGAAACTACCCTCATTTGCGAGTTAAAAAATCACCAGAGGGTGAAATTCAGGAACAGGAGAGTTCCATTTTGGCCGATCCTCACTCCTTGGATGTTGATAACAGAACATTTTCTGATGGACTCAGTAGGACCAGTTCGGAAGATCATTTTGCTAAAATTCCTTATTTTAACGAGAACTTCGAGAATAATAATGCTGCTCCAAGAATCTTGATTAGCAGTTCAAACTTTAGTGAAGGTGATTCATGCCATGGTTGGGAGGACATTGAGAAACGAAGTAATTGGGCTTCAGAGGATCTGTGCAGGGAAGTTCGTTGCATCGAGACAGAAAAATCGAGTGGCGTAGGGTCTGTGAAATCCAGTAACTTACATTCAGAAGAAAACAACGGATTCCCTGAAGTAATACTGTCTGTAACTGGAGACAGGGATGAATCAAAATCTCCATCCCCGCATTTGGCTAGAGATCAAGAAATTATGTCTCCTCCATTGAAGGGTGATAATGATTTAAAAGCAGATGAAGGGTTTCGATCTATACCCATGAAGAGGAAACAAGAAAAGATTTCTGCATCATTGAACGACATCCGAGATTCAATACCACCAATGTTCAAGAAAGGGAGTGAAGTCGGATCTATTCATTTTCTTGACATGGCATCTCTTGAAAAGCTATCTTTAACTCGTGAGCTTGCTACAGATTCATCGGTCTCTAGAACCATGAAATTGGTTAGAAGTAGAAGCTGCACAGCAAGCATGGTTACCACTGATTCAAATTCACCTTGGTTCAAGATTGTGGACTACAATGGGAATACACCATCAATGGGATCAGAAAGAGAAAAGGAGAGTTTCGAAATGAAAATGTCTCCAATGAATTTTAATTCCAACATGGAAATGTTGTCAACAAAAGATTCTCATTGTTCTCCAGAAAATACTTTTGATATTGAGATTGATGCACCATATATGGAGTTTTCGACTGCTGAGGATGTCATCTGCTGTTCTGCTGACACAAGTGAAAAGACTGAGCTTCCAACTGTAAAGGAGAGTGTCGCAGATCCA GCTGATAGCGAGACGGAACCAAAGGTCAATCAGTCTTCAAAGAAGGATGTCAAGGACGTTGGTTTAGATCCAATGGAAGAAGAATTCAAAGGTCTTTCAAGTTGGCCAACCGAATTCAAAAGGCTCCAAAGAGAAATAATCGAACTTTGGCGTGACTGCAATGTCTCACTTGTACACAGAACTTACTTCTTCTTACTTTTTCAAGGCGACCCTTTAGACGCTATTTACATGGAGGTAGAGATGAGAAGAATGAAATTCTTGAAGGAGAAATTCTCTCGGGGAGAGAAAACCATAGTGAATGGTCGATGTTTAACACTTGCTTCAAG CTCAAAGGACCTTAGCCAAGAGAGACGTAAGCTGAGCAAGCAGATGGAGAAAAAGCTTTCAGAACAAGAAAGAGAAATGCTCTTCCTCAAGTGGGGAATTGGGATCAATACCAAACTCAGAAAGCTACAGTTAGCTCATCGACTGTGGTGGAGTACCGATATTAATCACATATATGATAGTGCATTGCTTGTTGCTAGGCTGGTTGGTCTTATCGAATCGGGGCACGCTCCCAAGGAGATGTTTGGGCTTAACTTTACACCTCGAAGAACAGAAAGAACGTATACTTTCAAGCGTAGCTTGATCTCTCTCTTCTGA
- the LOC140883704 gene encoding elongator complex protein 4, protein MAADKPRSGSFSRNFSPASSGISHIPGIKHGPNGTMFLSSGISDLDKILGGGFTVGSLVMIMEDTEAPHHMLLLRNFMSQGLVHHQPLIYASPSKDPRGFLGTLPSPMAPRDDKSHFHVTDQERGLRIAWQYKKYFGEQNSEPQRDGKSEYCSDFDLRKPLERHFFTGKHVDSVSLNNTSDLAAFIKHCSSFLSRTPQSMGGRVAIQSLCSPQCDFFSKEWDMLSFIRSLKTVVRLSNAVAVVTFPPSLVSSTFSKRLQHLADTLVSVKAIPDEDKELAKLLTGYQDMVGLLSVHKVARINTQVPANLEATTFSMKLQKRRSLVLECLNQAPVDGSSGTSYASSGGCSSVSSKTGVLDF, encoded by the exons ATGGCTGCTGACAAGCCTCGGAGTGGAAGTTTTTCGCGCAATTTTTCTCCGGCATCCAGTGGAATCTCGCACATTCCTGGGATTAAGCATGGTCCCAATGGGACTATGTTTCTCTCGTCTGGCATTTCAGACTTGGACA AGATTTTGGGAGGTGGGTTTACAGTGGGAAGTCTTGTGATGATTATGGAAGATACAGAGGCACCACATCATATGTTATTGTTGAGAAATTTTATGTCTCAAGGGCTTGTTCATCACCAGCCTCTTATTTATGCTAGCCCCTCAAAAGATCCGAGAGGTTTTCTTGGCACTTTGCCTAGCCCGATGGCTCCCAGGGATGATAAGTCTCATTTCCATGTCACTGACCAG GAAAGGGGGTTGAGAATTGCATGGCAATATAAAAAGTATTTTGGAGAACAGAATTCAGAGCCCCAGAGAG ATGGAAAGTCTGAGTACTGCAGTGACTTTGATTTGCGGAAGCCCTTAGAGAGACACTTCTTTACTGGGAAACACGTTGATAGTGTTAGCCTTAACAATACTTCTGATCTTGCTGCATTCATCAAACATTGTTCAAGTTTCTTGTCTCGAACTCCTCAGAG TATGGGAGGACGTGTTGCCATTCAGTCATTGTGCTCACCGCAATGTGACTTCTTTAGTAAG GAATGGGACATGCTTTCTTTTATCAGATCTCTGAAAACTGTGGTACGGTTGTCAAATGCAGTAGCAGTTGTAACCTTTCCGCCCTCTCTTGTTTCATCAACATTCTCAAAAAGGCTCCAGCATTTGGCTGACACGTTAGTTTCAGTCAAGGCAATTCCAG ACGAGGACAAAGAACTGGCTAAACTTTTGACAGGGTATCAAGATATGGTTGGCCTTCTGAGTGTGCACAAAGTTGCACGTATTAATACTCAG GTTCCTGCAAATCTAGAGGCAACCACGTTCTCCATGAAATTGCAGAAGCGAAGATCCTTGGTTTTAGAATGCCTAAATCAAGCTCCTGTAGACGGTTCCAGTGGAACTTCATATGCTTCATCTGGTGGCTGTTCTTCTGTATCTTCTAAGACAGGCGTGCTCGACTTTTAG
- the LOC140881755 gene encoding 1-deoxy-D-xylulose-5-phosphate synthase 2, chloroplastic-like: MASHGNFIRTTSPYFAAPKFNCGGRRQLSVRASAASGVSDGDMAIKKEKDGWKIDFSGEKPVTPILDTINYPIHMKNLSTKDLEQLAAEVRAEIVYSVSKTGGHLSSSLGVVELTVALHHVFDCPEDKIIWDVGHQAYGHKILTGRRSKMHTIRKTDGLAGFPKREESVYDAFGAGHSSTSISAGLGMAVARDLLGKENNVVSVIGDGAMTAGQAYEAMNNTGFLDTNLIIILNDNKQVSLPTATLDGPASPVGALSGALSKLQANPKFRQLREAAKSITKQIGPQAHEVAAKVDEYARGMLSGSGSTFFEELGLYYIGPVDGHNIDDLVSILEKVKSMPAPGPVLIHVVTEKGKGYPPAEAADDKMHGVVKFEPSTGKQMKSKSSTLSYTQYFAESLVKEAEVDSKIVAIHAAMGGGTGLNYFQKRFPERCFDVGIAEQHAVTFAAGLASEGLKPFCAIYSSFLQRGYDQVVHDVDLQKLPVRFAMDRAGLVGADGPTHCGAFDVTYMACLPNMVVMAPSDEAELMHMVATAAAIDDRPSCFRFPRGNGIGAVLPPHFKGTPLEIGKGRILREGNKVAILGYGSLVQQCLEAAEMLESLKISATVADARFCKPLDADLIRTLAKEHEIMITVEEGSIGGFGSHVSHFLSLNGFLDGPLKLRSMVLPDRYIDHGAPQDQIEEAGLSSKHICGTVLSLLGRPVEALKLH; this comes from the exons ATGGCTTCTCATGGAAATTTCATCAGAACCACATCACCATATTTTGCAGCTCCAAAGTTCAACTGTGGAGGAAGAAGACAG TTGTCCGTTAGAGCATCAGCAGCCAGTGGTGTTTCCGATGGGGATATGGCcataaagaaagaaaaagatgGCTGGAAGATTGATTTCTCAGGCGAGAAACCGGTTACACCGATACTCGATACGATCAATTATCCCATTCATATGAAGAATCTCTCCACAAAG GATCTCGAACAATTAGCAGCAGAAGTTAGAGCAGAGATTGTGTATTCTGTATCAAAGACTGGAGGGCATTTAAGCTCAAGCTTAGGCGTCGTGGAGCTGACCGTGGCTCTGCACCATGTTTTTGATTGCCCTGaagataaaattatttgggatgtTGGCCATCAG GCATACGGCCATAAGATTCTGACCGGGAGGCGGTCTAAAATGCACACGATTCGCAAGACTGATGGGCTAGCCGGATTTCCTAAAAGAGAAGAGAGTGTGTATGATGCATTCGGCGCTGGGCATAGCTCAACCAGCATCTCTGCTGGACTTG GTATGGCTGTGGCCAGAGATTTACTAGGGAAGGAAAACAATGTTGTTTCGGTGATTGGAGATGGAGCAATGACCGCAGGACAAGCGTACGAGGCCATGAACAATACAGGCTTTCTTGACACGAATCTTATTATCATACTAAACGATAATAAGCAAGTTTCTTTACCGACTGCCACACTAGATGGCCCTGCCTCGCCCGTTGGAGCGCTCAGTGGCGCGCTGAGCAAGCTTCAGGCCAATCCTAAATTCAGACAACTTCGAGAAGCTGCAAAG AGCATTACAAAGCAAATTGGACCACAAGCACATGAAGTTGCAGCCAAGGTGGATGAATATGCAAGAGGGATGTTAAGTGgttcgggttccactttctttgAAGAGCTTGGTTTGTATTACATCGGCCCTGTTGATGGGCACAATATCGATGATTTGGTCAGTATATTGGAGAAAGTCAAGTCCATGCCGGCACCAGGGCCGGTTTTAATCCATGTCGTAACAGAAAAAGGGAAAGGGTACCCTCCAGCCGAGGCAGCAGACGATAAAATGCATG GAGTTGTCAAGTTTGAACCAAGTACAGGGAAGCAGATGAAGTCCAAGTCTTCTACACTTTCATACACTCAGTATTTTGCGGAATCTCTTGTAAAAGAAGCTGAAGTAGACAGCAAAATTGTGGCTATCCATGCTGCAATGGGAGGTGGAACGGGCTTAAATTATTTCCAGAAACGTTTTCCAGAACGTTGTTTTGATGTTGGCATTGCTGAACAGCATGCCGTCACATTCGCAGCTGGTTTAGCTTCCGAGGGTCTTAAGCCATTCTGTGCTATCTATTCATCTTTCCTGCAGCGAGGATACGACCAG GTGGTACATGATGTGGATCTTCAAAAGTTACCTGTCCGGTTTGCAATGGATCGAGCCGGATTAGTAGGTGCAGACGGGCCAACTCATTGCGGTGCGTTTGATGTGACGTATATGGCTTGCCTGCCAAATATGGTGGTCATGGCTCCATCAGATGAGGCTGAGCTAATGCACATGGTTGCCACAGCAGCAGCCATAGATGACAGACCAAGCTGTTTCAGATTTCCGAGGGGTAATGGTATAGGAGCCGTTCTCCCACCTCATTTCAAAGGAACACCACTCGAG ATTGGAAAAGGGCGAATACTAAGAGAAGGGAACAAAGTGGCGATTCTTGGATATGGATCACTAGTTCAGCAGTGTTTGGAAGCTGCAGAAATGCTTGAATCCCTTAAAATATCAGCAACAGTTGCTGATGCAAGATTCTGTAAACCATTGGATGCTGATCTTATACGAACACTGGCAAAAGAACACGAAATTATGATCACGGTGGAGGAAGGCTCGATTGGAGGGTTTGGATCACACGTCTCTCATTTCCTGAGCTTGAATGGTTTCTTGGATGGACCCCTTAAG TTAAGATCAATGGTGCTTCCTGATAGATACATTGATCATGGAGCACCACAGGATCAGATCGAAGAAGCTGGTCTTTCGTCGAAACACATTTGTGGCACGGTTTTATCGCTTCTTGGAAGGCCTGTCGAAGCACTCAAACTACATTGA